From the Amia ocellicauda isolate fAmiCal2 chromosome 12, fAmiCal2.hap1, whole genome shotgun sequence genome, the window ACTTGAAGTTCGTGGGACAGTCTGGGCACTCCCGGAACCCTTTGGCTGGACAGCCATGTCTTGGGGGGCCGTGCGGTGGCCTCACTAGTAGCCGGCCGCAGTTGCGGCACTCATCAAGGTAGATGTGGGGCTTGTGGGAGGCATGGTGGGCCACCAGGTCATCCTGGGACAAAAAGTTGCGGGTGCACCGGCCACACTTCATGGGTCGATCGGTATGCATAGATTGCTTACGGGAGCGGAGGAGCACAACAGGATGTATGTGCAGACGCTGGATCACCCATCTGCTTGGGGGGGCCTGCGGGGGCAATTGTGGGGACCGCCGCTGCTGCTGTAGGGATGGACAGTCACGGGCTCGCAGGCGACCGTTCAatgggggcaggggcagggctgGGGGCGGTGGGCAGGGGAGGCGAGGAGGGGGAGTCGGGGTGTGAGTGCGAGTGGGAAAATGACTGCGAATATCAAATTTACGGCGATAGGTATTTTTGGAATAGCTAGGGTATTTGCGGTTGGGATCGCGTTTACAGGTTTCGCGGACATGGATGACGTCACATGTGCGTTTGCGTCTGCGTTTCCGTTGTCTTGAGGGGAGGGGAGTTTTGAGGGAGGAGGTGCTGGTGGCAGTGCAAGTACGAGTGGGGATAGGGTGGTGTGCCACAGCCAGGGCTTGTGAGGGGGGCACCTGTGGTAAGGCCAGGGAGCCACTAGGAGTCAGAGAGAATGTCCGGTTGTGGCCGTGTGTCCGAGTCAGGCTCAGCAGTGTGTTGAGGGAGAAGTCCAGCACAACTACGGGGGAGGCGTACTTTGGATCCATATTGAGCGCAGCGCTGCTCGTCCGATCGCTGTTCTCCAACCCCCTCTCCCTTTCCTTCTTCCCCTGCTGGTTCTCCATCCCACTCTCCCCATTCTCCTCGCAtctcttcctcaccttcctcACTTCCCTATCCAGCCCACTCTCCccattctcctcctcctcttccccttTTCCCCTGTTCACACCCTGCCGCCAGCTCCTCCGCTCCTCTTCCCACTCGGCCTCCCTCCGTGCCCTCTCCTGCTCCCGCCGCCTCTCCcgctcctccttctccctccgCCACTCCTGCTCCCGCTGctccttctgctgctgctgccgctcctgctcctgctcccgCTCCCACCAATCCCGCTCCATCCCCCTCTGCCGGGCACTCTTAAACCGCTCTGTGTGGAAATTAGTAATTGAGTGCTCCAGCTCGTGATCCTTTAACAGCGCATAGCGCGGGAAGTTCATGCCACAGTTGCAGATGAAGGTCAGCAGGGGGCAGCAGTGGTCCTCCAGCAACTGCCGACTGGGAAACAGTTCTTCGCAGCGCCAGCAGGACAGCGAGACTGGTGCGGGGgtgggggcaggggcaggggtaGGAGCAGGGACAGGGGCAGGGGTGGGTGCAGAGTTTGTGAGGGCCTGCGAGGGGATCCTGTGCCGGTAGAAGTCATAGGTGCGGAGGGGGGCGCGGAAGCAACCCGTGTCACTCTGCATATCTcctgttttttcccctttcagcctgtctttatttattcttcTGTTTGGTATTTCTTCCCCCTTGTTTTTAAGTTATCATCTGCTCCAGCTTGTCTCAGCAGGATGCTGGTAGATAGAACTCCATCCCCCCACGGTGGGAGATCAGAGCTCTCCCAGCCCTCCCCAGCTGACTCTGCTGACCGCCTCAGGCTGACCACAGCTGGAAAGTCAAACTGGTCCATTCCAATCCCTAGACTGACAGCACATAAATGGAGAGGGGGGTAAAGAAAGAATAAAGAAGGAAGACAAAAGGGTAggggagggaagagagagaggatttTCAGTTTGTTGAACTCATTAAACCAATGAAACTACTGTAAATAAAGCGATTTACTGGAAAGCACTAAGTACACGCGGCCAGTCTTAGTTACGTCATAGGAACTCGCCCGTATTTACACCCAAAGCGCGCCGAACACACAAGACCACAACAAAGACGATTCTCGAATCAACACAAGGCCTTTTCTGTTTGTACTATATTGTTTTTAGAGTATAACGTACTATTAGAAACACCTACCTCTTCCACCAAGAACACACAAAATTAGATAATTTCGCATAAAACGCAAAACAATTCTCAAACTAATCTGGGTTACacagtaaatacattaaacGAATTgtaaaaaatcaatacattttccttGTATGTTCCTTAAACGCAATAAATACACTAACATtatctctcaaacacacacatacccacATTCACACAAACATCAGGACTAGCCTGAGTTAGAAGTAAGATATTTACATTATACCTACAATCCGAATGTCGATGTCAAATCATGCCCGCTATGGCGAGACGGCAGAGGATTTTAAGTGTCTCGGTAGAAGATTAACTGATATAAATGAAGGTGTGCATATCCCTATTGCCAGGTTTCTACACCTTTGTCAAAATGGACAGTTTCATACCGGCTGTACGTCGCTAATATAAGTAGCAACAATACTCATCAAATCAGGCGGACTGAACAGGCAGAAAGCACACCACGATGGTACCTATAATCGcacaaatgtacattatttaatCGTCTGGGGAAAAACTGTGTTATTGTTGATTTCAGCGTAATTGTATTGCCACCCAGCCCCGTTTCAGACTTGTCTGCGGCGATTATGGTTCATCAACCGGCTAGCCCCGGTGCCTTTGTAAAAGGTTTGATCACAACTTACCGTAGTTCAGATCATCTTCCTAGTGCATAGATGGTTGCTGGTCTTTCTACTGATTTCTTTACTTTAAATCAGCAGCTGAGCGTGCTCCCAGGCGTGCTCCTTCCCCGCATTGCCCCTCACGCGTCCACGCTTTGATCGCCACGGTGGAAACTGCACTAGCGATCACACATGATCTTAACTATGAATTATGTTCCTTTTCGTGTTTTTCAGATATGCATTATTGGcttaatattacaaaaaaaacagaggGTATAACGTACCGTTGCGACAGCTCTGATTGATAGGTTAGTGGGATTAGTAGTTCGCCCTAACTTCAACCTCAAACACAGCCTGCCAAATACagcggaaaaaaaaatgtttaaaactccGGCAGTCTCACATGTACTCCGGCCCCCTCCACTATCCCATTCACAATTCCGTTTTACCCAGCCCCTCCTCACCCCTCTTTCCTGCAAACGCTCTTCCTAGATGGCTCCCTATGAGGTATGTCAGCTTCTTTGGGGTGAGACATGGCCGATACCGCTCCCCCTGGCGGCATGGAGGGCTACTAACAGTACTAGGAGTCATCGATTTTCTCTCGCTGTAATgcaatgcagtgcagtgcagtgaagtATGGGCTCAAAGAatcgcattaaaaaaaatacatattgtaaacaaacaaacaaaaataactttgttgagataaaaaataaaaaaatccaatgcaaaatgtatagaattgtaaacaaaaaaaaagttaaatcgagagcaaaactcgcctgcagtccctatctttgcttgcgatgctgcaatttttgctttcgccgctagtttctttgctttcgatttatttatttttattttacgagtttggcgctgttttgccgTGAGGGctggatttacagggaggcgtggatcatgggtctccattggtccagcaggtttgagtgacggttcttcctaacccaatcagtgagcaggtgggatggtatcgacagtctcggtttcaacagcagcgccgattcagcgacACATTAAACATCCTGTGTgtgcagagacctgcagtcaagagctgcacaatcactggatcccaccgccatttgagcccatacatacagcactgaaacaaaacacaggattcacctgctacgtgcacagtaacatgtttaatatcatgttcatattaatgtaacctaCAGAGCACTTCAATTCAACTGCTCAGATAACACAGCGCCAGACTGATGTAGATCACGTCATTTagaggcaaatggaggggcatcgtattcattaagacagtggttcccaaaccggtcctgggggaacCCCTACCctgctagtttttgttccagacaagctctcaattacttaattgatcccttaattgaactaataatttcctaaatcagagacttttcattattttaaacagtaggggttttaagttaagtatagaattatattaaaaaacgtattgaagaaagttaaaaagtaaaatctaagcagattgttacttcaattaaggttcaattaggtaattgagagctcagttggaactaaaaccagcagggtagggggtcccccaggaccggtttgggaaccactgtcttattgaaaacttgtttttatttatatggacagtcacctacaaaattactggcgccattgataaaggccgtataaaataaacacatgtaatatgtagaaagcgattgtccacaacttttattaaaagcatgctttgtttataactAAATTCCGAGGCTATGTAGTTGCACCACTCAGTCTGGGTCAGTCAGTGCTGAAGTCAGATGTGTTGCAGAttgactgtcagaccagcccacctgatCACTGATTAGGTTAGGAAGAAcggtcactcaaacctgctagaccaatggagacccatgatgcatgcctccctgtaaatcccgccctcacgacaaaacagcgccaaaactcgtaaacgaaaaaaaaaaaatcaaatcaaagaaactggcggcgaaagcaaaaattgcagTATCGCAGGCTAGCATCAGTGactgcaggcgagttttgcactcgatttaacattttttgctttcgatacatgtTTTTGGTTTACAATTCTATTGCATtcgactttttttatttttgatctcaacatcaattttttgtttgtttacaatatatatttttttcgaatgcgatacttatggcgctaatttgaccCCATAGTGAAGCGTATCAAATTGTGTACGTTCAGCCATTGGCAGGTGTCCAGTGCAAATTTGGAAAGATCACACgagataaatagataaatatacaCAATCATAGATAGACATATACTTGCAGTATAAAGGCAACATAAATATCTAATTTCATTGCATTAAAAATGTTCCAGACCGAATTACATGCAAATTGTTACATGGGTGTGCTTTACTGTATTGTGTCAAAGGGGTTACCTCGACCTAATTTGAATGTTCACTTCATAAAAAAATCTATCATCCCACCACCAAACGATCCTCAGATCCCCCACATAAATGCAACCAGAAGACCAATCACACCTTAATCTGCAGACACTAATTAAAACTTAGCTTccattttcacatttgtttaataGTCATCATTTTCACAGACAAATACAAAGTAAATCCATATAAGGCAATTCACACTCCTATATAAAAGCACCAGACACAAAGGTAAACtactattgtattttattataatctATAGCAGCTGTGAGTAAACAAGACAACACcagagacagatagacagacagactagAGAACACACAACCATTCTTGTTGGATTTCCAATGAcgatataaagaaaaaaaaacattttaaaa encodes:
- the LOC136764073 gene encoding uncharacterized protein LOC136764073; this encodes MQSDTGCFRAPLRTYDFYRHRIPSQALTNSAPTPAPVPAPTPAPAPTPAPVSLSCWRCEELFPSRQLLEDHCCPLLTFICNCGMNFPRYALLKDHELEHSITNFHTERFKSARQRGMERDWWEREQEQERQQQQKEQREQEWRREKEERERRREQERARREAEWEEERRSWRQGVNRGKGEEEEENGESGLDREVRKVRKRCEENGESGMENQQGKKERERGLENSDRTSSAALNMDPKYASPVVVLDFSLNTLLSLTRTHGHNRTFSLTPSGSLALPQVPPSQALAVAHHPIPTRTCTATSTSSLKTPLPSRQRKRRRKRTCDVIHVRETCKRDPNRKYPSYSKNTYRRKFDIRSHFPTRTHTPTPPPRLPCPPPPALPLPPLNGRLRARDCPSLQQQRRSPQLPPQAPPSRWVIQRLHIHPVVLLRSRKQSMHTDRPMKCGRCTRNFLSQDDLVAHHASHKPHIYLDECRNCGRLLVRPPHGPPRHGCPAKGFRECPDCPTNFKSRVDLEWHLKWRCPGRERLGRIKPEQGRRGERKEGMEGTVIGERQEEGGMEGTVIGERQEEGGMEGTVIGERQEEGEMEGTVIGERQEEGGLKGIVKVERQEQGGMERAVKIERQEEGGMEGIVKVERQEEGGIEGAVMWKGGGHDARDGEEEARVKKGDGRWGWSEEEEWAVEEKREEVGVEWGGRRDGAWGGSEVEKEGGAREQEEERGREEVEMETEHVREGRSSLGSPPCVSRMSHQRGGQGESAAGGKLVPPHHPSAGEDGCGAQEPRKLRTYKRGCIARAKAAEECQREEQRVGVSGEARWLEVERERECW